The following is a genomic window from Bacteroidota bacterium.
GAAAGAAAATAAATAATGCATAAAAAAAGGGGAATAGATTTAATATTACCCCTTTTTTTATGATAGATTATGAGCCTGATTTTTTTTCAATAAATCGGCCAGGCTCACTCCTTTCAAATAGTCTTCAATCCTGTTGTTTAACCCTTGCCAGAATTCCTGGGTTACACAAGTCTCCTGCATCTCGCATTTAACAATTCCGGATAAGCATTCTACCACACAAATTTTTGGTTCGAAAGCATTGTGTACATCCAGCATAGTAATTTGATCAGGAGGCCTTGTAAGAATATACCCGCTTTTTTTACCTTTTACATTACAAATTAATCCTGCAATCTTTAAGGAAGAAATAATATGATCGAGATATTTGTTCGATAATTTCTGATTGATGGCGATATCTTTTTGAAAAACTCCGGTTCCATTCTCATTGATCGCTATTTCAAGAATGGCCCTG
Proteins encoded in this region:
- a CDS encoding Rrf2 family transcriptional regulator — its product is MKFSTRTRYGIRAILEIAINENGTGVFQKDIAINQKLSNKYLDHIISSLKIAGLICNVKGKKSGYILTRPPDQITMLDVHNAFEPKICVVECLSGIVKCEMQETCVTQEFWQGLNNRIEDYLKGVSLADLLKKNQAHNLS